The sequence below is a genomic window from Prosthecobacter dejongeii.
TCAAACCCTGCGTGGCTTCGCACGTGGGAGATCAATTCGGTCAAACCAACGCCCATCTCCTACCTCGCATCTACAACTGGTTTTATTTTTCCATCAACTTTGGTTCTTTCTTCGCGACCTTGCTGACGCCTTGGCTCATGAAGCACTATGGCCCACACGTGGCCTTTGGCGTGCCAGGCATTCTCATGTTTCTTGCCACGGTCCTCTTTTGGTTAGGCCGCCAGCGTTTCGCCCACATCCCTCCGCAGCCAAGGGAGTTCATGAGAGAGCTGGTGCGCCCTGAGGTTGTGCGCTCACTCTCGGGCTTGGTGATGATTTACCTGTTCATCGCCATGTTCTGGTCCCTCTTTGATCAGACCGCTTCCCGCTGGGTGGCCCAGGCCACTCGCATGGATTTGCATCTGTTTGGCTACCCCGTGTTGCCAGATCAAATTCAAAGCGCCAACCCCATCTTGGTCATGCTGATGATCCCGCTTTTCTCCTGGGTGATTTATCCTTGGTTAGGCCGTCTGTTCACCCTCACACCCTTGAGGAAGATCTGGGCAGGTTTTATCCTCGCTGCCATCTCATTCGTCATTCCTGCCCTGGTGGAAAGTTGGATCAGTGCCGGTGAACGGCCCAGCATCTGGTGGCAGGTGCTGGCTTATGTACTCATCACCGGGGCAGAAATCATGATCTCCATCACCTCCTTGGAGTTCAGCTACAGCCAGGCCCCCGCGCGGCTGAAGTCTATCATCATGGCCGTCTATTATTCCAGCGTCTTTCTGGGCAATGTCTTCACTTCTCTCGTCAATGCCTCCATTGAGAAAGCCGGTCTTGCCAGTAGCCTAAACGGTGCAGCTTACTACTGGTTCTTTGTCCAGTGCATGGCGGTCACTGCTGCGCTGTTTCTCTTGGTGGTGAGGTTTTACAGGGGAAGGACTTATTTGCAGGAGGAAACAGCGACACTCACCTGAGCTGCGACCCACTAGAATTTTAACAGAGATTCATTTCCCCAGCAACCACCCGACGAGATTCACAAAATCCGCCTCGGGGATCATTTGGCCAAACGCGGGCGGCATCAGAAACATGGGCATGACTTCATCCTTGGTTAGGTCAGCTTTTGAAACACAGTGCTCCTGGCCTGCGGCATCGGCGAGTAATGGCATTCATCAGGAGAAAAGTATCCACTCTGGCGACCAAGCCACCTACGTCGCTGAGAGCAACAACCTTTGGTGAACGTTAATAAGTCCATGCGTTTTTTGATTCTCGCTCTCACCCTGGCTTCTAGCGTTTTGGCATTCGCTCAAAACGGGCCCCGCATTGTCTTGGCAGGTGACTCCACAGTCGCCACGGTCACCCAGACCAAGAAGGATCGGCCGGACCTGGCAGGCTGGGGGCAGATGCTACACGAGTTCTTGCCGCAGGCCACCGTGGTCAATCATGCGCGGGGTGGAGCCAGTTCCAAAAGCTTTCGCAGTCTGGGTCTGTGGAACAAGGTCATCGCGGAAAACCCAGACTATGTTTTGATTCAGTTTGGTCATAACGATCAGCCCGGCAAAGGCGAACGCACCACGGATCCCAAAGGCGACTACCGGGATAATCTGCGCCGCTTCATCGAAGAAGTGCGCACCGCTGGTGGCCAGCCTGTACTCATCACATCCGTCGTGCGACGTGTGTATGAAAATGGCAAACTGGTTTCCACCCTCTGGCCTTATGTGGAGGCCGTGAAGGAGGTGGGCCAGCAGATGAAAGTGCCCGTCATTGATCTGCACCAGCGCAGCCTGTGGTTCGGCAATCAAATGGGCGAAAAGTTTTGCCTGCGTTATGCCCCGTCAGACACAGACCGCACCCACTTCAATAAAGAAGGAGCCCGCATGATCGCACGTCTCGTGGCGGAAGGTTTAGCACGTGAAGTTCCTGAACTGCGCCCTTACCTACAACTCCTGCCACCACCCCCAAAAGGGCTGCCTTATGAGGTGAAACTGGAGACGGTTACCAGCGGCTACGATGGCAAAACCTGCTGGGTGCATCCTCGTGCGGGTGCCATCCCGGGCCCCACTCCAACGGTGGTGATGACGATGCAAAAGCTTCTCCTCACGGGTAGCGACGTCTTCTTTGCTCTCAATGATTTACGCACGGATGATCTGGGGAGAACCTGGAGCCCGATCAAGCAACACGATCAAACGTTAGGCCGCCGCAACATGCCGGGGGACATCATTGTGGCTGCTTGCGACTTCACCCCCAAATGGCATGCCAAGTCGGGCAAGCTGCTAGGCACGGGTCACACCGTTCACTACCAGAATGATAAAGTCATGCATGACCAAAAGCGCGGCACCAGCTACGCCGTCTATGATGAAAAAAGCCACACTTGGTCCCCATGGGCCACGCTTGAAATGCCGAAGGAAGCTAAATTCTTCAACTCAGGTGCGGGCTGTGTACAGCGCTTCGATCTGGAAAATGGCGACATTCTGCTGCCTGTTTATTTCAAGGGCCAAGGCGATAAGTATTACAGCGTCACCGTGCTTCGATGCAGCTTCGACGGGAAAACTTTAAAATGCCTCGGCCAAGGCAACGACCTCAAGCTGGAGTCAGGCCGTGGTGTGTATGAGCCATCGCTTACCCACTATCAAGGCAAGTTTTACCTGACCCTCCGCAACGACACCGCCGCCTACGTCACCACCAGCACCGATGGCCTGAACTACGGCCCCATCCAGCCCTGGCAGTTCGAAGACGGCAGCGACCTGGGCAATTACAACACCCAGCAGCATTGGGTCACGCATAACCATGGATTGTATCTCGTTTACAACCGCAGAGGCTTGAACAACGACCACATCGTCCGCCACCGAGCCCCACTAGTGATGGCTCAGGTCAATCCTGA
It includes:
- a CDS encoding GDSL-type esterase/lipase family protein; translation: MRFLILALTLASSVLAFAQNGPRIVLAGDSTVATVTQTKKDRPDLAGWGQMLHEFLPQATVVNHARGGASSKSFRSLGLWNKVIAENPDYVLIQFGHNDQPGKGERTTDPKGDYRDNLRRFIEEVRTAGGQPVLITSVVRRVYENGKLVSTLWPYVEAVKEVGQQMKVPVIDLHQRSLWFGNQMGEKFCLRYAPSDTDRTHFNKEGARMIARLVAEGLAREVPELRPYLQLLPPPPKGLPYEVKLETVTSGYDGKTCWVHPRAGAIPGPTPTVVMTMQKLLLTGSDVFFALNDLRTDDLGRTWSPIKQHDQTLGRRNMPGDIIVAACDFTPKWHAKSGKLLGTGHTVHYQNDKVMHDQKRGTSYAVYDEKSHTWSPWATLEMPKEAKFFNSGAGCVQRFDLENGDILLPVYFKGQGDKYYSVTVLRCSFDGKTLKCLGQGNDLKLESGRGVYEPSLTHYQGKFYLTLRNDTAAYVTTSTDGLNYGPIQPWQFEDGSDLGNYNTQQHWVTHNHGLYLVYNRRGLNNDHIVRHRAPLVMAQVNPDTLKVIRSTERILVPERGVRLGNFAVTEVSENETWVTVAEWMQNTPPNIIVPPENAFGADNSVYAARILWKK
- a CDS encoding POT family MFS transporter, whose translation is MPTNNETTPMAYRTAPVATPTMPPGIPYIIGNELAERFSFYGMRTILMIFMTTALVTHEGAKDLMSEAEASKWIHAYMAAVYLTPLAGGLIADLWLGKYKTILSLSLVYCLGHLVLALDSTRDGLFWGLTLVAIGAGGIKPCVASHVGDQFGQTNAHLLPRIYNWFYFSINFGSFFATLLTPWLMKHYGPHVAFGVPGILMFLATVLFWLGRQRFAHIPPQPREFMRELVRPEVVRSLSGLVMIYLFIAMFWSLFDQTASRWVAQATRMDLHLFGYPVLPDQIQSANPILVMLMIPLFSWVIYPWLGRLFTLTPLRKIWAGFILAAISFVIPALVESWISAGERPSIWWQVLAYVLITGAEIMISITSLEFSYSQAPARLKSIIMAVYYSSVFLGNVFTSLVNASIEKAGLASSLNGAAYYWFFVQCMAVTAALFLLVVRFYRGRTYLQEETATLT